The following are encoded together in the Diabrotica undecimpunctata isolate CICGRU chromosome 7, icDiaUnde3, whole genome shotgun sequence genome:
- the LOC140446312 gene encoding uncharacterized protein: MKEYEDLGHMKLNKTKTMNKQEYYLPHHSVIKEESITTKCMAVFDASSKSSTGISLNDIMHSGPRLQQDLTNILINWRSYNIVYTAELEKMFRQIKIAEEDQVYQKILWRQSVEEPIKEYQLSTVTYGAKAAPYLALRTIQKLCNDEKLKYPLAAEIVKHNMYLDDVLAGSETLAEAHQAQTELTEMFKKGDFVLRKWLSNSQYLMETIPEALKSVDLKTLDTEDIHKTLGIHWSPVEDVITFKINITEHKKKGLVLSEKAKIYDPLGWIAPVIIQSKIFTQDLWTKRIIWYKELNNASKYSVLC; the protein is encoded by the coding sequence ATGAAGGAATATGAAGACTTAGGtcacatgaaattgaataaaaccAAAACCATGAATAAGCAAGAGTATTACCTTCCTCATCATTCAGTAATAAAAGAGGAGAGTATCACAACAAAATGCATGGCCGTGTTTGACGCTTCCAGTAAAAGTTCAACAGGAATCAGTCTCAATGACATAATGCACTCTGGACCTCGTTTGCAACAAGAtcttacaaatatattaataaattggaggtcGTACAACATAGTATATACGGCAGAACTAGAGAAaatgtttaggcaaataaagataGCTGAAGAAGATCAAGTTTACCAGAAGATATTATGGAGACAGTCTGTAGAAGAACCAATAAAGGAGTATCAGTTGTCAACAGTAACATACGGTGCGAAGGCAGCGCCATACCTTGCATTAAGAACGATACAGAAATTATGTAATGACGAGAAATTAAAATATCCACTAGCTGCGGAAATTGTTAAACACAACATGTACTTAGACGACGTGCTAGCTGGATCAGAAACGTTGGCTGAAGCTCATCAAGCTCAAACAGAGTTAACAGAAATGTTCAAAAAAGGGGATTTTGTATTAAGAAAATGGCTTAGTAATAGTCAATATTTAATGGAAACCATACCGGAGGCACTAAAAAGTGTCGATCTCAAAACGTTAGACACAGAAGATATACATAAAACACTAGGGATCCACTGGTCGCCGGTTGAAGATgtaattacatttaaaataaatataaccgaACATAAAAAGAAGGGGCTGGTGTTATCggaaaaagcaaaaatatatgACCCATTAGGATGGATTGCGCCAGTGATAATACAATCAAAAATATTCACACAGGATTTGTGGACAAAAAGGATAATTTGGTACAAAGAATTGAATAATGCTAGTAAATATTCTGTcctatgttga